The following are encoded in a window of Spea bombifrons isolate aSpeBom1 chromosome 2, aSpeBom1.2.pri, whole genome shotgun sequence genomic DNA:
- the JAM2 gene encoding junctional adhesion molecule B yields MKMSPPAWVILALGYFVALCCKNAFGVTVTSDNTDVKVIEFGEVILSCKYRLEKEQTVRLEWKKVSYNGDISFVYFNKSLAGNLQTRAEMMDSSIRIRNVTRSDSGKYRCEVSAPQDKKNFQEILIELNILVAPSVPVCDIPSSAMSGTVVELKCKESEGYPASQYKWYKNGVLLDHPGPNSKAANISYRVNEKTGTLQFNTVTKDDSGEYYCEANNSIGKAQRCIAKKMQVDDLNIPGIIAATVIVALVILLCGCGVFFAHKRGYFSRGKPSEKERSDKYTSKSESDFKHTKSFVI; encoded by the exons GTAAGAATGCCTTTGGAGTGACGGTGACATCGGACAATACTGATGTAAAGGTCATTGAGTTTGGAG AGGTGATTCTCTCTTGTAAATACAGACTGGAAAAGGAGCAAACTGTGAGGTTGGAATGGAAGAAAGTGAGCTATAATGGCGATATCTCCTTCGTCTACTTTAATAAATCACTGGCTG GTAATTTGCAGACGCGAGCAGAGATGATGGATTCCAGTATCAGGATTAGAAACGTAACCAGATCCGATTCTGGAAAGTATCGCTGTGAAGTTAGCGCTCCTCAAGACAAGAAAAACTTTCAGGAAATTTTAATAGAGTTAAATATTTTAG TGGCACCAAGCGTACCCGTGTGTGATATTCCCAGCTCAGCAATGAGCGGCACTGTGGTggaactaaaatgtaaagaaagcgAAGGCTACCCAGCTTCACAATACAAGTGGTATAAGAACGGAGTGCTCTTGGATCATCCAGGCCCGAATTCCAAGGCTGCAAATATATCCTATAGAGTGAACGAAAAGACTGGAACTCTG CAATTCAATACCGTCACAAAAGACGACTCCGGAGAGTACTACTGCGAAGCCAACAACAGCATCGGAAAGGCACAGAGGTGCATTGCCAAGAAAATGCAAGTGG ATGACTTGAACATCCCCGGGATCATTGCAGCCACGGTTATCGTTGCTCTTGTTATATTGCTTTGTGGATGCGGGGTGTTCTTTGCACACAAGAGAGGCTACTTTTCGA GAGGAAAGCCATCAGA GAAAGAAAGATCCGATAAGTATACATCCAAAAGTGAAAGT GACTTCAAGCACACAAAGTCTTTTGTCATATGA